DNA sequence from the Parascardovia denticolens DSM 10105 = JCM 12538 genome:
CCATCAACTGGGCCGGCCCAAGTGGCATGAGTTGCGCATCCCTTACCCTTTGGAGGACGCCAAGGGGCCGGGCAAGGAGCTGAAAGCCCGCGTCATCAAGCAGTTCGAAGACCACGGATTCGTCGTTTACTGATTCGTCCCGTCCATCCCGCTACCGGAGGCGTGTTAGGCTGGTTTCGTTATGACTTACCAAGAAAAGCATGTGAGGCTTCTCAAGGAACCAGCCGGGGGAGTCCCTGACCTGATCGATACCAGAGCCGAGTACGACGACTTCCTCCAGCGTTTTTCCTCCGCCTCAGGACCCATAGCAGTGGACGCGGAACGTGCCTCCGGCTACCGCTATTCCCAGCAGGATTGGCTCATCCAATTCAAAAGGGAAGGGGCCGGGATCGCCTTGATCGACCCGGTCGCCTTGTCCGAGCAAGAGATGGACTGGCAAGACGTGAACGAGGCTTTCGGAGACGCCGTCTGGATCATGCATGACAGCTCCCAGGACCTGCCGGGCTATTTCGACTTGGGGCTCAAGCCCGCCGGTCTCTTCGACACCGAAAGGGCCGCCCGCCTCCTGGGACAGGTCCGTTTCGGGCTGGCAGCCGTCACGGAACGTTATCTTGACCTCACTTTGGCCAAGGAGCATTCAGCCGCCGACTGGTCCTACCGGCCTTTGGACCGGGACATGCGCATTTACGCCGCCTTGGACGTGGAAGTGCTCATCGAGCTGGAAGGCCTGATGAAGAAAGACCTGAAGAAAGCGGGCAAATGGGACTGGGCCCAGGAGGATTTCATCTACCTCCTGAACAAGGGGAAACAGGCCAAACCTTTGAAGGAAGAGCCTTGGAGGGGGATCTCCCACATCAACGTCATCGACCGGGACCTGCGGGGCCTTGCCATCGCCCGGGCACTGTGGACCGTCCGGGACCGGCTGGCCCAAGACAACGACATCGCCCCCCACCTGCTTCTGCAGGATTCGGCCATCATCGAAGCCGCCCAGCGCAAGCCCCACAATTCCCAGGAGTTCCGGCGGATCCGCTCTCTCAATCAGCGGGTGCGGGTCCATAAGGGGGATGAGCGGGACAAGATGTTCGAACGTTACGCCCCCATCCAAAGGAAGGTCAAGCCACAAGTCTGGAAGGAGGCCATCTTCCAGGCCCTCTCCCTTCCTTACGATCAGCTCCCCAAGAGGAGGAACGAGAATCCGGAGACGGGGGAGAACGCCCCGAAATCCCTGAAATACTGGCGGATCCATCACCCAGACCGGTATGAGCTCCTCCAATCCGTCCGCAAATTCATCACCCAGGTTTCGGAGGACACCTCCACCCCGACGGACATCATCCTCAAGCCCAAGATCGTCCGTAACCTCTGCTGGCATACCGATGTGGACAAGACTCCGGCAGGAATCCACGCTTATCTGCTCAAACAGGGGGCTCGCGCCTGGCAGGCGGACCTGCTTTCTGAGTCGTTGAGTAGCGTTATCATGTAGAGGTTGTCTTTGCGGACTCCTGCAGTCTTAGGCAAAGTGATGTATGAGAAATTGATGAATTGGAGCCTAGCGTGAAAATCACCATGAGGAATGTGGAACCTACCAAGAAGGTTCTGACCGTTACCGTCGATCAGGAAGAGCTTGAGCCTTACATGGACAAGGCCCGCAAGGAAATCGCCAACCAGGTCAATATTCCTGGTTTCCGCAAGGGGCATGTGCCCGGAAAGCTGATCGAGCAGCGCTTCGGCTTCGGGGCCGTTATCGGCGAGGCCGTGAATGACGCCGTTCCCGACTTCTACAATAAGGCCATCGAAGAGCGCAAGCTCCGCCCCATGGACCAGCCCAAGATCGACGTCAAGGACGTCCCCGAGTCCCATGAGGATGACAAGAAGCTGAAGTTCACCGCCGAGGTTGAAGTCCGCCCTGAAGTGAAGCTGCCTAAGTTCGACGCAATGGAAGTCTCCATCCCCGAGCAGGCGGTGACCGATGAAGACGTGGACAAGCGCCTGAACAACCTCCGCCAGCGCTTCGGCACCTTGGTGTCCGTGGACCGTCCCGCCAAGAAGGGCGATTTCGCCAGCATCAACCTGGATACCCAGATCGACGGTAAGAGCGTGGATTCCCAGGAAGGCATCAGCTACGAAGTCGGTTCCGGCGCCATGCTTTCCGGACTGGATGAGGCTTTGGATGGCCTGTCCGCCGGCGAGGACACCACCTTCTCCAGCACCTTGGAAGGCGGCGAGCACGAAGGCGAGAAGGCCGAGGTCAAGCTGACCCTCAACTCCGTCAAAGAAGAGCAGTTGCCTGAGCTGGACGACGAGTTCGCCAAGGACGCGTCCGAGTTCGACACTCTGGACGAGCTCAAGGCTGACATTCGCAAGCAGTCCGAAGTGGACGCTCAGGCCCGTCAGGCCACCGAGGCCCGCGACGCCTTCATGGCCCAGATCGAAGAAGCCGAAGAGATCCCCATCCCCAAGGGCGTGCTTGAGCGCACCGTGACCGAGCACCTGCGTTCCATGGGCG
Encoded proteins:
- a CDS encoding HRDC domain-containing protein; the encoded protein is MTYQEKHVRLLKEPAGGVPDLIDTRAEYDDFLQRFSSASGPIAVDAERASGYRYSQQDWLIQFKREGAGIALIDPVALSEQEMDWQDVNEAFGDAVWIMHDSSQDLPGYFDLGLKPAGLFDTERAARLLGQVRFGLAAVTERYLDLTLAKEHSAADWSYRPLDRDMRIYAALDVEVLIELEGLMKKDLKKAGKWDWAQEDFIYLLNKGKQAKPLKEEPWRGISHINVIDRDLRGLAIARALWTVRDRLAQDNDIAPHLLLQDSAIIEAAQRKPHNSQEFRRIRSLNQRVRVHKGDERDKMFERYAPIQRKVKPQVWKEAIFQALSLPYDQLPKRRNENPETGENAPKSLKYWRIHHPDRYELLQSVRKFITQVSEDTSTPTDIILKPKIVRNLCWHTDVDKTPAGIHAYLLKQGARAWQADLLSESLSSVIM
- the tig gene encoding trigger factor, which codes for MKITMRNVEPTKKVLTVTVDQEELEPYMDKARKEIANQVNIPGFRKGHVPGKLIEQRFGFGAVIGEAVNDAVPDFYNKAIEERKLRPMDQPKIDVKDVPESHEDDKKLKFTAEVEVRPEVKLPKFDAMEVSIPEQAVTDEDVDKRLNNLRQRFGTLVSVDRPAKKGDFASINLDTQIDGKSVDSQEGISYEVGSGAMLSGLDEALDGLSAGEDTTFSSTLEGGEHEGEKAEVKLTLNSVKEEQLPELDDEFAKDASEFDTLDELKADIRKQSEVDAQARQATEARDAFMAQIEEAEEIPIPKGVLERTVTEHLRSMGVEDPKKATKEQEKEAKDSAEKELRDQIVLDTVAESLNVQVTQADVTNFLASIAQQYGMDPTNFITSIVQNGQLNSAVQEVARSKGMIEAMRQVTFKDPAGKVVDLGQFLGSDEEEEEASVAAASQAAAVADEVSKSEE